The Amblyomma americanum isolate KBUSLIRL-KWMA chromosome 5, ASM5285725v1, whole genome shotgun sequence genome window below encodes:
- the LOC144133742 gene encoding uncharacterized protein LOC144133742, with protein sequence MEDGNLWPHEMVDLGPKLSTQNVMLRLKHDIKDKKELDTKVILVLHLTKAFENVRHEAVLRDLEKVNVGKRTYEYIKGFLRGREAVIIFQDAESLSIGLGSKGAPQGAVLSPFLFDIAIRGLSAMLNKIPDLKFSMYADGINKWMNSGSDVEIECSMQRAADIVVK encoded by the coding sequence ATGGAAGACGGAAACCTGTGGCCGCACGAGATGGTGGACCTTGGACCTAAGCTCAGCACGCAGAATGTAATGCTCAGACTCAAACATGACATTAAAGACAAGAAAGAATTAGATACCAAGGTGATCCTAGTTCTTCACCTCACGAAGGCCTTCGAAAACGTTCGACATGAGGCGGTGCTCAGAGATCTGGAGAAGGTAAACGTGGGCAAGAGAACATACGAGTACATCAAGGGCTTTCTCCGAGGGAGGGAGGCGGTGATTATATTCCAGGATGCAGAGTCCCTCAGCATAGGGCTGGGCAGCAAAGGTGCCCCGCAAGGAGCCGTACTGTCCCCCTTCCTATTTGACATAGCGATAAGAGGTCTCTCGGCCATGCTGAACAAGATCCCCGATCtaaaattcagcatgtacgcggacggCATAAACAAGTGGATGAATAGCGGAAGCGACGTGGAAATTGAGTGCAGTATGCAAAGGGCAGCAGACATAGTGGTTAAGTAG